A genomic region of Bactrocera dorsalis isolate Fly_Bdor chromosome 3, ASM2337382v1, whole genome shotgun sequence contains the following coding sequences:
- the LOC105230536 gene encoding mucin-5AC isoform X7 yields MSCKVERHSSATRPLATATATATATTTVMTLTKRRKSHKGPNSSLAGRTSPRKTTSWPLSAATMHHSFSPAHSLRWLGVLVLQLLLLATRNIECRQGVYAGPSISQISPKSSSHVLSGAPLLLHTSPKLVLESTIADTNNIAADLLTMNGDIERDDNETRQHIRMVRSAQPILNENYPKSGPNDVHFPSDTEKEAGAGHYFQYNIKPTSTLNDGSSEAPERTQRARVGKTLKPSFSGIASTPLPATTSVSESFLAKGGLRPLTSGSPINPSRSTATSTAATATALPHNPRQNSNPDIQDIITGIVKLLNGNVNVHANTQGLRRPSASRINNRGPPRISDVQTLPIDYDTQKKPLGSSIRPPPYTGPFDRPERPFITGVPIPEQIVPLRPGFISQRPPWHRQKPRPPITTAIGGRRPIPQYKPMPNSQLSPPVAEESAGPVKDTPEMTSPQHSGEMEISVPPDYNDANGDVPKPTDATYDSEFSNEDTNSQYIEVSDQDSNETADQAPLAVDKDELEEEDTAPMQVSPPPAKKDEQNSKKKPSKHKGADKKKHTQEDYVAIIETSSAAHTEMQMSSTYAPMPMEISEGSTIDPSTEEVIFMTPSKTPTLEISSQLDDTSSSTEIITQNSIITTALPNTTKSPVVLSPSSSTELLATIPPASTNTTPKPLSTTTTAKLSTTTSSTTTTFTSVAPPVTTPANTLPMPVPQPPSDFQPRPGLVLDDPEFKPGGRPRPPRPIQSRPVDVQQQPSYNIQPTRQHLPPGYGEIFDVTLSAIQGPGSAGGSQQTINIKPYGTYGNSGGQQGDIILSAADPPAGVPTTPATAVPQLPGSGVTVGSGVGSGNGIDSSGNGGSSVGNAVTQNNLASLGSGYGIPETEVVDLEPTKPNNVKPQSSTTNSGPTRPHYRSRPTQPPVRIDTCIVGDDSTCDQAQHERCKTENGVSSCHCRPGYSRRKHREPCRKVISFYLGMRVDRIYEHRIVWDNKLLDKHSEPYGQLSYESIRAIDSAMSMTPYSDEFMDARVNNIYRGDPNLGGSGVFVNMTIKLDESVETLRPNLRADVQKHLLGVLHRRNNNIGNSVLYVSSPEGSITALHDLDECQSRELNDCHASASCSNSWGSFRCSCEIGLRDPWADQPQRAGRDCQSCPDSYCNNRGTCSYNEEGNQVCACDSSHYGGQCEIDGEVLGVAIGASLAAVVIIVLTLVCLIMWSRRWQREQKNAIGSPVFGYMNTAPMKSAGLPGQPGYQVTLEDRMRWAQIADVMAQTNHYGVSPIAEPVGPTRPSSAMFAYPNLQTMGMGTMAGMSMQGTMQMHQAGSMAPPVPLPRYECVYPSDNSSNTNKKRLGLSARSNGMRTLENSSSSEEEDRADLLGRNFQVPRPKSRSNGSIANQSGIYYDVDYEPSGNGIGNTSVDHLYGSQNQSSSHSHTHSHSHSGNNHIPGPQGIPMSTYTSGRAPSSYYMK; encoded by the exons ATGAGCTGCAAAGTGGAGCGACACAGCAGCGCAACGCGGCCGTTGGCCACAGCCACAGCCacagctacagcaacaacaacggttATGACGCTCACCAAAAGGCGAAAATCCCACAAAGGCCCAAATTCCTCGCTGGCCGGCAGAACGTCGCCGAGGAAGACCACAAGTTGGCCGCTTTCCGCAGCCACGATGCACCACAGCTTCAGCCCGGCGCACTCGCTCCGCTGGCTGGGCGTGCTGgtgctgcagctgctgctgctggccaCACGTAATATCG aaTGCCGGCAAGGCGTGTACGCAGGTCCATCCATttcacaaatatctccaaaatcCAGCAGTCATGTGTTGTCTGGGGCCCCGCTGCTTTTGCACACCTCCCCCAAGTTAGTGCTGGAGAGTACGATTGCTGATACAAATAATATCGCTGCGGACTTACTAACGATGAACGGCGACATTGAACGTGATGATAACGAAACACGGCAGCACATACGCATGGTACGTTCAGCACAACCAATATTGAACGAAAACTATCCGAAATCTGGACCGAATGATGTGCATTTTCCCAGCGATACAGAGAAAGAAGCTGGCGCGGGCCATTACTTCCAATACAACATTAAACCGACAAGTACACTCAATGATGGCAGCTCAGAGGCGCCGGAGCGGACACAAAGGGCTCGCGTTGGCAAAACACTGAAGCCTTCTTTTAGTGGCATTGCGTCTACGCCTTTGCCAGCCACCACTTCAGTATCGGAGTCTTTTTTAGCGAAAGGGGGCCTGCGACCGCTTACGTCGGGGTCCCCGATCAACCCGAGCCGCAGTACTGCTACCTCGACAGCGGCCACTGCCACGGCCTTGCCGCATAATCCACGTCAAAACTCTAATCCAGATATACAGGATATAATAACTGGTATTGTGAAGCTCCTGAATGGCAATGTTAACGTTCATGCAAATACACAAGGACTTCGGCGGCCATCTGCTAGTCGTATTAATAATCGTGGGCCACCACGTATATCTGATGTGCAGACATTACCGATAGATTATGATACGCAAAAGAAGCCATTAGGCTCATCTATTCGTCCGCCGCCATATACAGGGCCATTCGATCGTCCGGAGCGGCCATTTATTACAGGTGTACCGATTCCAGAGCAAATCGTCCCGTTGAGGCCGGGATTTATTAGTCAACGTCCACCATGGCATCGTCAGAAACCACGACCTCCAATTACTACTGCTATTGGAGGTAGACGTCCGATACCGCAATATAAGCCAATGCCGAATTCACAGTTATCGCCTCCTGTCGCTGAGGAGTCCGCTGGCCCTGTCAAAGACACGCCTGAGATGACATCACCACAGCACTCAGGAGAAATGGAAATTTCCGTCCCTCCAGACTATAACGATGCAAACGGTGATGTGCCGAAACCGACTGACGCCACCTATGATTCAGAGTTCTCTAATGAGGACACAAATTCCCAATATATTGAGGTTTCTGATCAGGACTCCAATGAAACGGCTGATCAAGCTCCTTTGGCGGTTGACAAAGACGAATTGGAAGAAGAAGATACAGCGCCAATGCAAGTATCTCCGCCGCCTGCAAAGAAAGACGAGCAAAACAGTAAGAAGAAACCCAGTAAACATAAGGGCGCCGATAAGAAGAAGCACACTCAAGAAGATTATGTAGCAATAATCGAAACCAGCTCCGCTGCACACACTGAGATGCAAATGTCTTCAACATATGCACCAATGCCAATGGAGATTAGTGAAGGTTCCACTATTGACCCATCTACAGAAGAGGTTATTTTCATGACGCCTAGTAAGACACCAACACTGGAGATCAGCTCCCAACTGGATGATACAAGTTCGTCTACTGAAATAATTACTCAAAACTCCATTATCACAACAGCCTTACCAAATACAACCAAGAGCCCGGTTGTGCTGAGCCCATCAAGCAGTACTGAACTGTTGGCGACCATTCCACCTGCTTCAACTAATACCACACCCAAACCGCTTTCCACCACTACTACTGCCAAACTATCAACTACCACATCTTCTACTACCACTACCTTCACCTCTGTCGCCCCGCCTGTGACAACCCCTGCTAACACCCTCCCCATGCCAGTGCCTCAACCTCCATCTGACTTTCAACCACGACCAGGTTTAGTTCTTGACGATCCAGAATTTAAACCAGGTGGACGACCGCGGCCACCCAGACCAATTCAATCACGTCCCGTTGATGTGCAGCAACAACCATCTTACAATATTCAACCCACACGACAACACTTGCCTCCTGGCTATGGGGAAATATTTGACGTAACTCTATCGGCCATACAGGGTCCTGGGTCCGCAGGCGGTTCGCAACAGACGATTAATATTAAACCATATGGCACTTACGGCAACAGTGGGGGACAACAAGGCGATATAATACTATCAGCCGCAG ATCCACCCGCAGGAGTACCCACTACGCCGGCGACGGCAGTACCACAACTACCTGGAAGCGGTGTCACTGTAGGAAGTGGTGTTGGCAGTGGTAATGGTATTGATAGCAGTGGAAATGGCGGATCCAGTGTAGGTAATGCAGTTACTCAAAACAACTTAGCCAGTCTAGGATCAGGATATGGTATACCAGAGACAGAGGTTGTAGATTTGGAGCCCACCAAGCCCAATAACGTAAAACCACAATCGTCTACTACTAATTCCGGACCAACGAGACCTCACTATCGTTCGCGACCAACACAACCACCTGTGCGCATCGACACCTGTATTGTGGGCGATGATTCGACCTGCGATCAAGCTCAACATGAACGTTGCAAGACCGAGAATGGTGTATCTAGCTGTCATTGCAGACCTG GATATTCGCGTCGCAAGCATCGAGAACCCTGCAGAAAGGTCATATCTTTTTATCTGGGCATGCGTGTGGATCGTATTTACGAGCATCGTATTGTGTGGGACAATAAACTTTTGGACAAACATAGCGAACCCTATGGACAATTGAGCTACGAGTCGATTAGAGCA ATCGATTCGGCAATGTCGATGACGCCCTATTCGGATGAATTCATGGATGCACGAGTTAACAATATTTACCGTGGTGATCCAAATCTGGGTGGCAGCGGCGTCTTTGTGAACATGACCATCAAA CTTGACGAAAGTGTGGAAACTTTGCGGCCAAATCTGCGCGCGGATGTTCAAAAACACTTGTTGGGCGTACTCCACCGACGCAATAATAATATTGGTAACTCTGTTCTATACGTGTCTTCGCCGGAGGGCTCCATAACTGCCTTACACGACCTGGATGAATGTCAGTCTCGCGAGTTAAATGATTGTCATGCGAGTGCGTCATGTTCCAATTCATGGGGAAGTTTCCGTTGTTCTTGCGAAATAGGGCTCCGTGATCCATGGGCCGATCAACCACAGCGCGCTGGTCGCGACTGTCAATCTTGTCCGGACTCATACTGTAACAATCGTGGAACTTGCAGTTACAATGAAGAAGGAAATCAAGTTTGTGCTTGCGATTCCAGTCATTATGGCGGGCAATGTGAGATTGATGGGGAAGTTTTGGGTGTGGCCATTGGAGCTTCCTTGGCAGCCGTTGTTATTATTGTGTTGACTTTGGTTTGTCTAATAATGTGGTCCCGTCGTTGGCAACGTGAACAGAAGAACGCTATTGGTTCGCCAGTCTTTGGTTACATGAATACGGCGCCAATGAAATCCGCTGGTCTGCCGGGACAACCGGGCTATCAAGTGACATTGGAGGATCGTATGCGTTGGGCACAGATCGCTGATGTAATGGCACAGACAAACCATTACGGGGTAAGTCCGATT GCTGAACCAGTCGGACCCACACGCCCATCGTCGGCTATGTTCGCTTATCCGAATCTACAAACTATGGGTATGGGCACTATGGCAGGCATGTCGATGCAGGGCACCATGCAGATGCATCAGGCAGGCAGTATGGCACCGCCAGTTCCTCTGCCACGGTATGAGTGTGTATACCCTTCAGACAATTCCTCAAATACGAATAAAAA AAGACTGGGGCTGAGTGCACGATCGAATGGCATGCGAACCTTGGAGAATTCCAGCTCAAGTGAGGAGGAGGACCGAGCTGATTTGCTCGGCCGTAATTTTCAAGTACCGCGACCAAAGAGTAGAAGTAATGGAAGCATAGCG AATCAGTCGGGCATCTACTATGACGTAGATTACGAGCCATCAGGCAATGGCATCGGTAACACGAGTGTGGATCATTTGTACGGTTCGCAAAATCAGTCATCCTCTCACTcacacacgcactcacactCACACAGTGGCAACAATCACATACCGGGACCACAAGGCATACCAATGAGCACCTACACATCCGGACGGGCCCCAAGTAGTTACTACATGAAATAA
- the LOC105230536 gene encoding mucin-5AC isoform X1, protein MSCKVERHSSATRPLATATATATATTTVMTLTKRRKSHKGPNSSLAGRTSPRKTTSWPLSAATMHHSFSPAHSLRWLGVLVLQLLLLATRNIECRQGVYAGPSISQISPKSSSHVLSGAPLLLHTSPKLVLESTIADTNNIAADLLTMNGDIERDDNETRQHIRMVRSAQPILNENYPKSGPNDVHFPSDTEKEAGAGHYFQYNIKPTSTLNDGSSEAPERTQRARVGKTLKPSFSGIASTPLPATTSVSESFLAKGGLRPLTSGSPINPSRSTATSTAATATALPHNPRQNSNPDIQDIITGIVKLLNGNVNVHANTQGLRRPSASRINNRGPPRISDVQTLPIDYDTQKKPLGSSIRPPPYTGPFDRPERPFITGVPIPEQIVPLRPGFISQRPPWHRQKPRPPITTAIGGRRPIPQYKPMPNSQLSPPVAEESAGPVKDTPEMTSPQHSGEMEISVPPDYNDANGDVPKPTDATYDSEFSNEDTNSQYIEVSDQDSNETADQAPLAVDKDELEEEDTAPMQVSPPPAKKDEQNSKKKPSKHKGADKKKHTQEDYVAIIETSSAAHTEMQMSSTYAPMPMEISEGSTIDPSTEEVIFMTPSKTPTLEISSQLDDTSSSTEIITQNSIITTALPNTTKSPVVLSPSSSTELLATIPPASTNTTPKPLSTTTTAKLSTTTSSTTTTFTSVAPPVTTPANTLPMPVPQPPSDFQPRPGLVLDDPEFKPGGRPRPPRPIQSRPVDVQQQPSYNIQPTRQHLPPGYGEIFDVTLSAIQGPGSAGGSQQTINIKPYGTYGNSGGQQGDIILSAAGEDGFVSIDGKRTYINLFGDPTDPPAGVPTTPATAVPQLPGSGVTVGSGVGSGNGIDSSGNGGSSVGNAVTQNNLASLGSGYGIPETEVVDLEPTKPNNVKPQSSTTNSGPTRPHYRSRPTQPPVRIDTCIVGDDSTCDQAQHERCKTENGVSSCHCRPGYSRRKHREPCRKVISFYLGMRVDRIYEHRIVWDNKLLDKHSEPYGQLSYESIRAIDSAMSMTPYSDEFMDARVNNIYRGDPNLGGSGVFVNMTIKLDESVETLRPNLRADVQKHLLGVLHRRNNNIGNSVLYVSSPEGSITALHDLDECQSRELNDCHASASCSNSWGSFRCSCEIGLRDPWADQPQRAGRDCQSCPDSYCNNRGTCSYNEEGNQVCACDSSHYGGQCEIDGEVLGVAIGASLAAVVIIVLTLVCLIMWSRRWQREQKNAIGSPVFGYMNTAPMKSAGLPGQPGYQVTLEDRMRWAQIADVMAQTNHYGVSPIAEPVGPTRPSSAMFAYPNLQTMGMGTMAGMSMQGTMQMHQAGSMAPPVPLPRYECVYPSDNSSNTNKKRLGLSARSNGMRTLENSSSSEEEDRADLLGRNFQVPRPKSRSNGSIANQSGIYYDVDYEPSGNGIGNTSVDHLYGSQNQSSSHSHTHSHSHSGNNHIPGPQGIPMSTYTSGRAPSSYYMK, encoded by the exons ATGAGCTGCAAAGTGGAGCGACACAGCAGCGCAACGCGGCCGTTGGCCACAGCCACAGCCacagctacagcaacaacaacggttATGACGCTCACCAAAAGGCGAAAATCCCACAAAGGCCCAAATTCCTCGCTGGCCGGCAGAACGTCGCCGAGGAAGACCACAAGTTGGCCGCTTTCCGCAGCCACGATGCACCACAGCTTCAGCCCGGCGCACTCGCTCCGCTGGCTGGGCGTGCTGgtgctgcagctgctgctgctggccaCACGTAATATCG aaTGCCGGCAAGGCGTGTACGCAGGTCCATCCATttcacaaatatctccaaaatcCAGCAGTCATGTGTTGTCTGGGGCCCCGCTGCTTTTGCACACCTCCCCCAAGTTAGTGCTGGAGAGTACGATTGCTGATACAAATAATATCGCTGCGGACTTACTAACGATGAACGGCGACATTGAACGTGATGATAACGAAACACGGCAGCACATACGCATGGTACGTTCAGCACAACCAATATTGAACGAAAACTATCCGAAATCTGGACCGAATGATGTGCATTTTCCCAGCGATACAGAGAAAGAAGCTGGCGCGGGCCATTACTTCCAATACAACATTAAACCGACAAGTACACTCAATGATGGCAGCTCAGAGGCGCCGGAGCGGACACAAAGGGCTCGCGTTGGCAAAACACTGAAGCCTTCTTTTAGTGGCATTGCGTCTACGCCTTTGCCAGCCACCACTTCAGTATCGGAGTCTTTTTTAGCGAAAGGGGGCCTGCGACCGCTTACGTCGGGGTCCCCGATCAACCCGAGCCGCAGTACTGCTACCTCGACAGCGGCCACTGCCACGGCCTTGCCGCATAATCCACGTCAAAACTCTAATCCAGATATACAGGATATAATAACTGGTATTGTGAAGCTCCTGAATGGCAATGTTAACGTTCATGCAAATACACAAGGACTTCGGCGGCCATCTGCTAGTCGTATTAATAATCGTGGGCCACCACGTATATCTGATGTGCAGACATTACCGATAGATTATGATACGCAAAAGAAGCCATTAGGCTCATCTATTCGTCCGCCGCCATATACAGGGCCATTCGATCGTCCGGAGCGGCCATTTATTACAGGTGTACCGATTCCAGAGCAAATCGTCCCGTTGAGGCCGGGATTTATTAGTCAACGTCCACCATGGCATCGTCAGAAACCACGACCTCCAATTACTACTGCTATTGGAGGTAGACGTCCGATACCGCAATATAAGCCAATGCCGAATTCACAGTTATCGCCTCCTGTCGCTGAGGAGTCCGCTGGCCCTGTCAAAGACACGCCTGAGATGACATCACCACAGCACTCAGGAGAAATGGAAATTTCCGTCCCTCCAGACTATAACGATGCAAACGGTGATGTGCCGAAACCGACTGACGCCACCTATGATTCAGAGTTCTCTAATGAGGACACAAATTCCCAATATATTGAGGTTTCTGATCAGGACTCCAATGAAACGGCTGATCAAGCTCCTTTGGCGGTTGACAAAGACGAATTGGAAGAAGAAGATACAGCGCCAATGCAAGTATCTCCGCCGCCTGCAAAGAAAGACGAGCAAAACAGTAAGAAGAAACCCAGTAAACATAAGGGCGCCGATAAGAAGAAGCACACTCAAGAAGATTATGTAGCAATAATCGAAACCAGCTCCGCTGCACACACTGAGATGCAAATGTCTTCAACATATGCACCAATGCCAATGGAGATTAGTGAAGGTTCCACTATTGACCCATCTACAGAAGAGGTTATTTTCATGACGCCTAGTAAGACACCAACACTGGAGATCAGCTCCCAACTGGATGATACAAGTTCGTCTACTGAAATAATTACTCAAAACTCCATTATCACAACAGCCTTACCAAATACAACCAAGAGCCCGGTTGTGCTGAGCCCATCAAGCAGTACTGAACTGTTGGCGACCATTCCACCTGCTTCAACTAATACCACACCCAAACCGCTTTCCACCACTACTACTGCCAAACTATCAACTACCACATCTTCTACTACCACTACCTTCACCTCTGTCGCCCCGCCTGTGACAACCCCTGCTAACACCCTCCCCATGCCAGTGCCTCAACCTCCATCTGACTTTCAACCACGACCAGGTTTAGTTCTTGACGATCCAGAATTTAAACCAGGTGGACGACCGCGGCCACCCAGACCAATTCAATCACGTCCCGTTGATGTGCAGCAACAACCATCTTACAATATTCAACCCACACGACAACACTTGCCTCCTGGCTATGGGGAAATATTTGACGTAACTCTATCGGCCATACAGGGTCCTGGGTCCGCAGGCGGTTCGCAACAGACGATTAATATTAAACCATATGGCACTTACGGCAACAGTGGGGGACAACAAGGCGATATAATACTATCAGCCGCAGGTGAAGATGGTTTTGTTTCAATCGATGGTAAGCGCACTTACATCAATCTCTTTGGTGATCCAACAGATCCACCCGCAGGAGTACCCACTACGCCGGCGACGGCAGTACCACAACTACCTGGAAGCGGTGTCACTGTAGGAAGTGGTGTTGGCAGTGGTAATGGTATTGATAGCAGTGGAAATGGCGGATCCAGTGTAGGTAATGCAGTTACTCAAAACAACTTAGCCAGTCTAGGATCAGGATATGGTATACCAGAGACAGAGGTTGTAGATTTGGAGCCCACCAAGCCCAATAACGTAAAACCACAATCGTCTACTACTAATTCCGGACCAACGAGACCTCACTATCGTTCGCGACCAACACAACCACCTGTGCGCATCGACACCTGTATTGTGGGCGATGATTCGACCTGCGATCAAGCTCAACATGAACGTTGCAAGACCGAGAATGGTGTATCTAGCTGTCATTGCAGACCTG GATATTCGCGTCGCAAGCATCGAGAACCCTGCAGAAAGGTCATATCTTTTTATCTGGGCATGCGTGTGGATCGTATTTACGAGCATCGTATTGTGTGGGACAATAAACTTTTGGACAAACATAGCGAACCCTATGGACAATTGAGCTACGAGTCGATTAGAGCA ATCGATTCGGCAATGTCGATGACGCCCTATTCGGATGAATTCATGGATGCACGAGTTAACAATATTTACCGTGGTGATCCAAATCTGGGTGGCAGCGGCGTCTTTGTGAACATGACCATCAAA CTTGACGAAAGTGTGGAAACTTTGCGGCCAAATCTGCGCGCGGATGTTCAAAAACACTTGTTGGGCGTACTCCACCGACGCAATAATAATATTGGTAACTCTGTTCTATACGTGTCTTCGCCGGAGGGCTCCATAACTGCCTTACACGACCTGGATGAATGTCAGTCTCGCGAGTTAAATGATTGTCATGCGAGTGCGTCATGTTCCAATTCATGGGGAAGTTTCCGTTGTTCTTGCGAAATAGGGCTCCGTGATCCATGGGCCGATCAACCACAGCGCGCTGGTCGCGACTGTCAATCTTGTCCGGACTCATACTGTAACAATCGTGGAACTTGCAGTTACAATGAAGAAGGAAATCAAGTTTGTGCTTGCGATTCCAGTCATTATGGCGGGCAATGTGAGATTGATGGGGAAGTTTTGGGTGTGGCCATTGGAGCTTCCTTGGCAGCCGTTGTTATTATTGTGTTGACTTTGGTTTGTCTAATAATGTGGTCCCGTCGTTGGCAACGTGAACAGAAGAACGCTATTGGTTCGCCAGTCTTTGGTTACATGAATACGGCGCCAATGAAATCCGCTGGTCTGCCGGGACAACCGGGCTATCAAGTGACATTGGAGGATCGTATGCGTTGGGCACAGATCGCTGATGTAATGGCACAGACAAACCATTACGGGGTAAGTCCGATT GCTGAACCAGTCGGACCCACACGCCCATCGTCGGCTATGTTCGCTTATCCGAATCTACAAACTATGGGTATGGGCACTATGGCAGGCATGTCGATGCAGGGCACCATGCAGATGCATCAGGCAGGCAGTATGGCACCGCCAGTTCCTCTGCCACGGTATGAGTGTGTATACCCTTCAGACAATTCCTCAAATACGAATAAAAA AAGACTGGGGCTGAGTGCACGATCGAATGGCATGCGAACCTTGGAGAATTCCAGCTCAAGTGAGGAGGAGGACCGAGCTGATTTGCTCGGCCGTAATTTTCAAGTACCGCGACCAAAGAGTAGAAGTAATGGAAGCATAGCG AATCAGTCGGGCATCTACTATGACGTAGATTACGAGCCATCAGGCAATGGCATCGGTAACACGAGTGTGGATCATTTGTACGGTTCGCAAAATCAGTCATCCTCTCACTcacacacgcactcacactCACACAGTGGCAACAATCACATACCGGGACCACAAGGCATACCAATGAGCACCTACACATCCGGACGGGCCCCAAGTAGTTACTACATGAAATAA